The Pan paniscus chromosome 1, NHGRI_mPanPan1-v2.0_pri, whole genome shotgun sequence genome has a segment encoding these proteins:
- the LOC117978449 gene encoding heterogeneous nuclear ribonucleoprotein C-like 1, which produces MASNVTNKMDPHSMNSRVFTGNLNTLVVKKSDVEAIFSKYGKIAGCSVHKGFAFVQYDKEKNARAAVAGEDGRMIASQVVDINLAAEPKVNRGNAGVKRSAAEMYGSSFDLDYGFQRHYYDGMYSFPARVPPPPPIALAVVPSKRQRVSGNTSRRGKSGFNSQSGKRGSSKSGKLKGDDLQAIKQELTQIKQKVDSLLENLEKIEKEQSKQEVEVKNAKSEEEQSSSSMKNDETHVKMESEGGADDSVEEGDLLYDDDNEEQGDNQLELINDDEKGAEEGEDNRDSTNGQDDS; this is translated from the coding sequence ATGGCCAGCAACGTTACCAACAAGATGGATCCTCACTCCATGAACTCCCGTGTGTTCACTGGGAATCTCAACACTCTTGTTGTCAAGAAATCGGATGTGGAGGCGATCTTTTCCAAGTATGGCAAAATTGCGGGCTGCTCTGTTCATAAGGGCTTTGCCTTCGTTCAATATGATAAGGAGAAAAATGCCCGGGCTGCTGTAGCAGGAGAGGATGGCAGAATGATTGCTAGCCAAGTTGTAGATATTAACCTGGCTGCAGAGCCAAAAGTGAACCGAGGAAACGCAGGTGTGAAACGATCAGCAGCAGAGATGTACGGCTCCTCTTTTGACTTGGACTATGGCTTTCAACGGCATTATTATGATGGGATGTACAGTTTCCCAGCACGtgtacctcctcctcctcccattgCTCTGGCTGTAGTGCCCTCGAAACGTCAGCGCGTATCAGGAAACACCTCACGAAGGGGCAAAAGTGGCTTCAATTCTCAGAGTGGAAAGCGGGGATCTTCCAAGTCTGGAAAGCTGAAAGGAGATGACCTTCAGGCCATTAAGCAGGAGTTGACCCAGATAAAACAGAAAGTGGATTCTCTCCTGGAAAACctggaaaaaattgaaaaggaacagAGCAAACAAGAGGTAGAGGTGAAAAATGCTAAGTCAGAAGAGGAGCAGAGCAGTAGCTCCATGAAGAACGATGAGACTCATGTGAAGATGGAGTCTGAGGGGGGTGCAGATGACTCTGTTGAGGAGGGGGACCTACtgtatgatgatgataatgaagaaCAGGGGGACAACCAGCTGGAGTTGATCAACGATGATGAAAaaggggctgaggaaggagaggataaCAGAGACAGCACCAATGGCCAGGATGACTCTTAA
- the LOC134729815 gene encoding PRAME family member 10-like: MSLQSPSRLLELAGQSLLRNQFLTIFTLDELPREVFPLMFMEAFSMRRFEALKLMVQAWPFLCLPLGSLMKTPHLETLQAVLRGLDTLVAQKVRPRRWKLQVLDLRDVDENFWTIWSGARVLSCSPEAMSKRQTVEDCPRMGERQPLKVFIDLCLKESTLDECLSYLCGWIHYRRGLVHLCCNKVQNYSMSTSSFCNLLERIYPDSIQELEVWKESSLNKTGKFAPYLSQMSNLRELFLAFGYERELYVSIQWPCIPDLDSPFLCLYYPQMLYIKKISNIKEHLEHLLRYLKNPLGAFIFSDAYLTDRDMECLSQYPSLSQLKELRLIHILMWTTNLEPLGVLLEKVAVTLKTLVLKDCRIQDPQLRVLLPALSHCSQLTTFNFHGNETSMNALKDLLRHTGGLSKLGLELYPAPLESLDYKGHVNWEILTPIRAELMRTLREFRQPKRIFFGPVPCPTCGSWPSEKVDFHLCSQGRPGSWDG, encoded by the exons ATGAGCCTCCAGTCCCCATCCAGACTGCTGGAGCTGGCAGGGCAGAGCCTGCTGAGGAACCAGTTCTTGACCATCTTCACCCTGGATGAGCTGCCCAGGGAGGTCTTCCCTCTGATGTTCATGGAGGCCTTCAGCATGAGACGTTTTGAGGCCCTGAAGctgatggtgcaggcctggcccttcctctgcctccctctgggaTCCCTGATGAAGACACCTCATCTGGAGACCTTGCAAGCTGTCCTGAGGGGACTTGATACACTGGTGGCCCAGAAGGTTCGCCCCAG GAGGTGGAAACTTCAAGTGCTGGATTTGCGGGATGTTGATGAGAATTTCTGGACCATATGGTCTGGAGCCAGGGTCCTCTCCTGCTCCCCAGAGGCCATGAGTAAGAGGCAGACAGTGGAGGACTGTCCAAGGATGGGAGAGCGCCAGCCCTTGAAGGTGTTCATAGACCTCTGCCTAAAGGAAAGTACACTGGATGAATGCCTGAGCTACCTTTGTGGGTGGATCCACTACAGAAGAGGCCTAGTGCACCTGTGCTGTAATAAGGTGCAGAATTACTCAATGTCCACTTCAAGTTTCTGCAATTTATTGGAAAGGATATACCCAGACAGTATCCAGGAGTTGGAAGTCTGGAAAGAGTCCTCTCTGAATAAAACAGGAAAGTTTGCCCCTTACCTGAGCCAGATGAGCAATCTTCGTGAACTCTTTTTAGCCTTCGGTTATGAGCGTGAGTTATACGTGAGCATCCAGTGGCCGTGCATTCCTGACTTGGACTCTCCATTCCTCTGCCTGTACTACCCCCAGAtgctttatataaaaaagatCAGTAATATCAAAGAGCACCTGGAGCACCTGCTCAG GTACCTCAAGAACCCCTTGGGGGCCTTTATATTCAGTGATGCTTACCTAACTGATCGGGACATGGAGTGTCTGTCTCAGTACCCAAGCCTCAGTCAGCTAAAGGAGCTGCGTCTGATTCATATCCTAATGTGGACCACCAATCTTGAGCCCCTTGGCGTTCTGCTGGAGAAAGTTGCTGTTACTCTCAAGACCCTCGTCTTAAAGGACTGTCGGATCCAGGACCCCCAACTCAGGGTCCTCCTGCCTGccctgagccactgttcccagctcaCCACCTTCAACTTTCATGGAAATGAGACCTCCATGAATGCTCTGAAAGACCTGCTGCGTCACACAGGTGGGCTGAGCAAGTTAGGCCTGGAGTTGTATCCTGCCCCTCTGGAGAGTCTTGACTACAAGGGTCATGTCAATTGGGAGATCCTCACCCCAATTCGGGCTGAGCTGATGCGTACACTCAGGGAATTCAGGCAGCCCAAGAGGATCTTCTTTGGTCCCGTCCCTTGCCCTACGTGTGGCTCATGGCCATCTGAGAAAGTAGACTTCCATCTTTGCTCCCAGGGAAGGCCTGGTTCGTGGGATGGATAA